One Nocardia iowensis DNA window includes the following coding sequences:
- a CDS encoding type VII secretion target, giving the protein MTQQVKVDPAVLVQAAKGIESTIGELSNMGIGETGNMGRGFSLLTLSTMEAGKHTVQKTFEEFTERWSWGVRALVQAGNSIARTLGLAAGRYHEMDSKAEGTLKKMWTHLAGNPHLSDEQITSRSWGDTFSDNAFNHIRNADYSAESFQKAGQTMQTNMKVIEAVGPQALANVSPLSGLATGETPGWNTGASKTAADIMKESGGQ; this is encoded by the coding sequence ATGACACAGCAGGTGAAGGTGGACCCTGCGGTGCTGGTACAAGCCGCGAAGGGGATCGAGTCGACCATCGGTGAGCTGTCGAATATGGGCATCGGTGAAACGGGCAACATGGGGCGCGGTTTCTCGTTGTTGACCTTGTCGACAATGGAGGCAGGCAAGCACACGGTGCAGAAGACCTTCGAGGAGTTCACCGAGCGCTGGTCGTGGGGTGTGCGCGCACTCGTGCAGGCGGGCAACTCGATCGCGCGAACCCTCGGCCTCGCGGCAGGTCGCTATCACGAGATGGACTCCAAGGCCGAGGGCACCTTGAAGAAGATGTGGACGCACCTGGCCGGTAACCCACACCTGTCCGACGAACAGATCACCTCGCGGTCGTGGGGAGATACCTTCTCCGACAACGCCTTCAACCACATACGCAACGCGGACTACAGTGCGGAGTCGTTCCAGAAGGCGGGGCAGACGATGCAAACGAACATGAAGGTGATCGAGGCGGTCGGCCCACAGGCGTTGGCGAATGTCAGCCCGTTGAGTGGCCTCGCCACCGGCGAGACGCCCGGCTGGAACACCGGTGCCTCGAAGACGGCCGCCGACATCATGAAGGAGTCAGGGGGGCAATAG
- a CDS encoding SseB family protein produces the protein MGDGDGRAALRSEIAAFYAGFGQPDALLAAFREAALLVPVTDDERVYVSQFGGIDWLCAFTSIEEYARYMMARGYLADGGIDADREYRYHSLSGWRLLAYAETRDQPTGVTVDVVGSAPMAFPPDVTE, from the coding sequence GTGGGGGATGGCGACGGCCGGGCCGCTCTGCGCAGTGAAATAGCCGCGTTCTATGCGGGCTTCGGTCAACCCGACGCCCTGCTGGCCGCATTTCGGGAGGCTGCCCTGCTGGTGCCGGTGACCGATGACGAGCGCGTGTATGTTTCGCAATTCGGTGGCATCGACTGGTTGTGCGCCTTCACCAGCATCGAGGAGTACGCCCGATACATGATGGCTCGTGGTTATCTGGCCGACGGCGGCATCGACGCCGACCGGGAGTATCGATATCATTCATTGTCCGGGTGGCGCCTGCTCGCTTACGCCGAAACACGCGATCAGCCGACCGGCGTCACTGTCGACGTCGTGGGGTCGGCGCCGATGGCATTTCCGCCCGATGTGACCGAGTAA